GGGGAGGGAGGGGCGCGGGGAGGGAACCCCTTTTTTCAAAAAGGGGTTCCCTCCCCGCACTCTCCGCCTTCTCCCCATAAGGAGCTACCTATGTACCATGGCAAGGCGCACAAGGTCGGGGCGCATATCGACACCGACGCCATCATACCGGCCCGGTTCCTGGTCACCACGGATACGGCCGAGCTTGGGGCCAACTGCATGGAGGGCCTGGAGCCCGGCTGGATCAAGCGGGTCGAAAAGGGCGACATCATGGTCGCCGGCGAAAACTTCGGCTGCGGCTCCTCGCGCGAGCATGCCCCCGTCGCCATCCTGGGCGCGGGCATCCCCGTCGTCATCGCCCACAGCTTCGCCCGCATCTTCTACCGCAACAGTTTCAACATGGGACTGATTCTGCTCGAGATCGGCGACGACGTGGCCAGGATCAGCGACGGCGACGAGCTCAAGGTCGACGCCGATACCGGCGTCATCGAAAATCTGACCACGGGCGAAAAGATCCAGTGCAAGCCCGTGCCGCCCTTCATGAAGGGCATCCTCGACGCCGGCGGCCTCGTGCCCTACGTCAAGGAACGCCTCGCGGCGCGTGTTTAGGGAATAAGAAGAGGAAGGGGGATGCCTCCGGCGGCCGGGGGAACCTTTTTTGAAAAAAAGGTTCCCCCGGACCCCCTCCAAAAAACTTTTATAAGTGTTGTGTGGTGAGCATGGTTCTTCTCGGTATCCCCTTTTCCCGGCTGGCGCTGGCTTCGGCGGCAAGCCGCCGAAGCCAGCGCCAGCCGGCGGAAGGGGGGACCGGGGGGGCCATGGCCCCCCGGCGGGGTCCAGGGGCGGAGCCCCTGGCCGCCGGAGGCACACATTGTAAGGATACGTGATGCGTTACAATATCTGTGTGATGCCGGGTGACGGCATAGGTCCGGAGATCGTGGCCGAGGCCATGAAAGTGTTGGAAGCGGCGGGGAAGAAGCATGGCCTGGAGTTCGCCTTTAGCGAGGCGGTGATCGGCGGCGCGGCCATCGACGCCACGGGCGGCCCCTTGCCCGAGGCCACCGTTGCCGCCTGCAAGGCGGCCGATGCGGTGCTTTTGGGCGCGGTCGGCGGTTCCCAGTGGGACACGCTCGATCCGGCCATCCGCCCGGAGAAGGGCCTGCTTGG
Above is a genomic segment from Solidesulfovibrio fructosivorans JJ] containing:
- a CDS encoding 3-isopropylmalate dehydratase small subunit, producing MYHGKAHKVGAHIDTDAIIPARFLVTTDTAELGANCMEGLEPGWIKRVEKGDIMVAGENFGCGSSREHAPVAILGAGIPVVIAHSFARIFYRNSFNMGLILLEIGDDVARISDGDELKVDADTGVIENLTTGEKIQCKPVPPFMKGILDAGGLVPYVKERLAARV